One window of the Rhodothermales bacterium genome contains the following:
- a CDS encoding SDR family NAD(P)-dependent oxidoreductase: protein MLSSRADSSPIVVITGADGRLGHRLVEGYLRHGYRVVAFTRGAAVDGAHQITVDVTDEASVERAFAEVIDTFGRVDVFIQTVGGWGMAPFRETSLAVWRSMMELNLTSTFLCFREAARHMTEGAGRLIAIASRQGAERGVAQQAAYSASKAGVVRLIEAVAAEFAPNGPTAHALAPSTILFDDDRASGDGVPVADLVDTCLFLSSAAGASFNGATLTAFGRGG from the coding sequence ATGCTGTCATCCCGTGCCGATTCATCGCCCATCGTGGTCATAACCGGAGCCGACGGTCGGCTCGGACATCGATTGGTCGAGGGGTACCTGCGGCACGGGTATCGCGTGGTGGCGTTCACGCGGGGTGCCGCGGTCGATGGCGCTCATCAGATAACCGTCGACGTCACCGACGAGGCGTCCGTTGAGCGGGCCTTTGCCGAGGTCATCGACACCTTCGGCCGTGTGGATGTCTTCATCCAGACGGTCGGTGGATGGGGCATGGCCCCGTTCCGGGAGACATCGCTGGCGGTCTGGCGGTCCATGATGGAACTGAACCTGACCAGCACCTTCCTGTGCTTCCGGGAGGCGGCCCGTCACATGACCGAGGGCGCGGGGCGTCTGATAGCCATTGCGTCCCGGCAAGGGGCCGAGCGCGGCGTGGCCCAGCAGGCGGCCTACTCGGCCTCCAAAGCCGGGGTTGTCCGACTGATTGAAGCAGTGGCGGCCGAATTCGCACCGAACGGCCCAACGGCCCATGCCCTGGCGCCGTCTACCATCCTGTTCGACGACGACCGCGCGTCGGGAGATGGCGTCCCGGTGGCCGATCTCGTCGACACCTGTCTCTTCCTGTCCTCGGCGGCCGGGGCGTCCTTCAATGGAGCTACGCTGACGGCGTTCGGGCGGGGCGGGTGA
- a CDS encoding saccharopine dehydrogenase C-terminal domain-containing protein: protein MNISIVGAGHMGSAIAQVLMEHDAVSTVKICDAHTRTLQRLEATIDSPKLRTFQVDARDERAISSILDGSECIVGASSPSLNPVLARTALHVGSHFCDLGSGNDLLRNRSGLVKEAVAQALWIVPNCGLDPGLVNMLCLNGLRQFDVPLSARIRVGYVPLHPEPPFNFRISWSAEKLLDDYTMPVECVVDGEACEAEPLTGLEEIVFPKPFGAMEAFHTASVLAPIREIAGPSLQTLDHKSIRWKGHAEQMQFLLALGFAEDRNIDVQTHLTYRDILARRMKQRLGGDYEDAVLLRIEMEGEKDGKRARLTHEMIDTYDQTREMTAVRRSTSITAATIAMLLASGAVKKGGVSSPERIVPIDAFYNAVVKAGLPIRETWS, encoded by the coding sequence ATGAACATTTCCATTGTCGGTGCCGGCCACATGGGCTCGGCCATCGCCCAGGTTCTCATGGAGCACGACGCCGTTTCCACGGTCAAGATCTGCGATGCCCACACGCGGACCCTCCAGCGACTGGAAGCGACCATCGACAGCCCGAAACTGCGCACGTTCCAGGTGGATGCCCGGGACGAACGCGCCATTTCTTCCATCCTGGACGGGAGCGAATGCATTGTGGGGGCTTCGTCCCCATCCCTGAACCCGGTGCTGGCCCGTACGGCCTTGCACGTGGGCAGCCATTTCTGTGACCTGGGAAGTGGAAACGATCTGCTCCGGAACCGCTCCGGCCTGGTCAAGGAGGCGGTCGCCCAGGCCCTCTGGATCGTTCCGAACTGCGGCCTGGACCCGGGCCTTGTGAACATGCTCTGCCTGAACGGCCTGCGCCAATTCGACGTGCCCCTCTCAGCGCGGATCCGCGTGGGTTATGTCCCCCTGCATCCGGAGCCTCCGTTCAATTTCCGGATTTCCTGGTCCGCCGAGAAACTGCTGGATGACTACACCATGCCTGTGGAATGCGTGGTGGACGGCGAGGCTTGCGAAGCCGAGCCACTGACCGGGCTCGAAGAAATCGTATTCCCGAAGCCGTTCGGTGCGATGGAGGCCTTCCACACGGCCAGCGTCCTCGCCCCCATCCGGGAAATTGCCGGCCCGTCCCTGCAGACGCTCGATCACAAGAGCATCCGGTGGAAGGGTCATGCGGAGCAGATGCAGTTCCTCCTGGCGCTCGGATTCGCCGAGGACCGCAACATCGATGTCCAGACCCATCTCACCTACCGGGACATCCTCGCCCGCCGGATGAAGCAGCGGCTGGGCGGGGATTATGAGGATGCGGTGCTCCTGCGCATTGAAATGGAAGGCGAGAAGGACGGCAAACGGGCGCGTCTGACCCATGAAATGATCGATACGTATGACCAAACCCGGGAAATGACGGCGGTGCGCCGCAGCACCAGCATCACAGCCGCCACGATTGCCATGTTGCTGGCCTCCGGTGCCGTCAAGAAGGGCGGTGTATCGTCACCAGAACGGATTGTACCGATCGATGCGTTCTACAATGCCGTCGTCAAGGCAGGGCTTCCCATCCGGGAAACGTGGAGCTGA
- a CDS encoding iron ABC transporter permease: protein MLFSKRANVLLLVIVLAVLGAYVLWPTLEVFRTGLSPTNLKNLFPGSSSANSRALFNSVWISLWTVVGAGVLGTSLAYLLHRFDFPGRRVLVGVAALPLALPPLVGVLAFLFLYGESGILPRGLQALLGLENVPFAFSGLWAVWLVHVYSMYVFFYLFAASALKSLDRSQVEAAEDLGAGGWGVLRTVILPHLRPSMTSAALLVFMISMASFTAPLLFAGTEQFLTLQIYNYKMNGNLDMSAAVSVLLTAICLLFLFLIEFGNRRSRPGSGKGTPVPARPVTSVWARYAALSGALLMLTFLLLPVATVVLISFVQEGSWTYQILPQAYTVSNYTGLFADPDVLAPVLNSVRMATLATIANLIFGVTAALFIVKGTIPGRTLVRVLATLPFAIPGTVIAINLIVTFSEPSALTGGSVLVGTVWLLPLAYFIRHIPLVVRSTTAALESFDDRLTDASTDLGASTATTVRRVVLPVIAPGIVAGTLLTFVTALGEFVSSILLYVFDNRPISVEILSQLRLYDFGAAAAYSVFLMLLIGAATFLTAKYRTTY, encoded by the coding sequence ATGCTGTTCTCCAAACGGGCCAATGTCCTGCTGCTGGTCATTGTATTGGCCGTCCTGGGTGCGTACGTCCTGTGGCCGACGCTGGAAGTCTTCCGGACCGGTCTGTCTCCCACGAATCTGAAGAACTTGTTTCCGGGTTCGTCCTCCGCCAACAGCCGGGCCCTGTTCAACTCCGTATGGATTTCCCTCTGGACCGTGGTCGGGGCGGGCGTCCTGGGTACGTCATTGGCGTACCTCCTGCACCGGTTCGACTTCCCCGGGCGGCGCGTGCTGGTGGGTGTTGCGGCGCTGCCCCTGGCGCTGCCTCCGCTCGTTGGGGTGTTGGCCTTCCTGTTCCTGTACGGCGAGAGCGGCATCCTGCCGCGTGGTCTGCAAGCGCTCCTCGGATTGGAGAACGTCCCGTTCGCCTTTTCGGGATTGTGGGCTGTCTGGCTCGTGCACGTCTATTCGATGTACGTGTTCTTCTATCTGTTCGCGGCATCGGCCCTCAAGAGCCTGGACCGCAGCCAGGTGGAAGCCGCGGAGGACCTGGGCGCGGGCGGTTGGGGCGTTCTGCGGACGGTGATCCTGCCCCATCTTCGGCCCTCCATGACCAGTGCGGCACTGCTCGTGTTCATGATTTCGATGGCCTCGTTCACGGCGCCCCTGCTTTTTGCCGGTACGGAGCAGTTCCTGACGCTGCAGATCTACAACTACAAGATGAACGGCAACCTGGACATGTCGGCGGCGGTGTCCGTGCTCCTGACGGCCATCTGCCTGCTGTTCCTGTTCCTGATTGAATTCGGCAATCGCCGCAGCCGACCGGGCAGCGGCAAGGGCACCCCGGTGCCGGCCCGCCCGGTCACCTCGGTATGGGCGCGGTACGCGGCCCTGTCCGGGGCCCTGCTCATGCTCACCTTCCTCCTGCTCCCGGTAGCCACCGTGGTGTTGATTTCGTTCGTCCAGGAAGGCAGCTGGACCTACCAGATCCTGCCCCAGGCGTACACCGTGTCCAATTATACCGGTCTGTTCGCGGACCCGGATGTCCTGGCCCCCGTCCTGAACTCTGTCCGGATGGCCACGCTCGCCACGATCGCCAACCTGATTTTCGGCGTCACCGCCGCGCTGTTCATCGTGAAAGGCACCATCCCGGGGCGGACCCTGGTGCGGGTCCTGGCAACGTTGCCGTTCGCCATTCCAGGCACCGTGATTGCCATCAACCTGATCGTGACGTTCTCCGAGCCGTCCGCGCTGACGGGCGGAAGCGTTCTGGTCGGAACGGTGTGGCTGCTTCCGCTCGCGTATTTCATCCGGCACATTCCGCTCGTGGTTCGTTCCACGACGGCCGCCCTCGAATCGTTTGACGACCGTCTGACGGACGCATCCACCGATCTCGGCGCATCGACGGCCACGACCGTCCGGCGGGTCGTCCTGCCTGTCATCGCCCCTGGCATCGTCGCAGGAACGCTGCTCACCTTCGTCACGGCGCTCGGGGAATTCGTATCGTCCATTTTGCTTTACGTTTTCGACAATCGTCCCATTTCCGTCGAGATCCTTTCTCAATTGCGCCTGTATGACTTCGGTGCGGCTGCCGCATACAGTGTCTTCCTCATGCTCCTCATTGGCGCCGCGACGTTCCTTACCGCGAAATACCGAACCACCTACTGA
- the recR gene encoding recombination mediator RecR codes for MILTSESVEDLVEQFSKLPSIGRKTARRLAAYVLKMPRPEVQELADALLAVKDKVRFCTICSNVTDRDPCPICSSAKRDRSVICVVEEPNDVMALERTQGFNGVYHVLGGVISPLDGVGPDDLKIRELVGRVAEPAGDTPVTEVILAVNPTVEGDTTAFYVTRLLSAFDVRVSRLARGMPMGSDLEFTDEATLARALEARVSA; via the coding sequence ATGATCCTTACGTCCGAGTCGGTAGAGGATCTGGTCGAGCAGTTTTCAAAACTGCCGTCCATCGGCCGGAAAACGGCCCGCCGCCTGGCTGCATACGTGCTGAAGATGCCGCGCCCGGAGGTCCAGGAACTGGCGGATGCCCTGCTGGCGGTCAAGGACAAGGTGCGCTTCTGCACGATCTGCTCCAATGTGACGGACCGCGATCCGTGCCCCATCTGCTCGTCGGCGAAACGCGACCGTAGCGTGATCTGCGTGGTGGAAGAGCCCAATGACGTCATGGCACTGGAGCGCACCCAGGGGTTCAATGGCGTATACCATGTACTTGGAGGGGTGATTTCCCCGTTGGATGGTGTGGGCCCCGACGACCTGAAAATCCGCGAACTGGTGGGCCGTGTGGCGGAGCCGGCGGGCGATACGCCGGTGACCGAAGTCATCCTGGCGGTAAACCCGACGGTGGAAGGCGATACGACGGCCTTCTACGTAACACGCCTCCTTTCGGCCTTCGACGTACGGGTGTCCCGGCTGGCGCGCGGTATGCCCATGGGAAGTGACCTGGAGTTCACGGACGAAGCGACGCTGGCCCGGGCCCTCGAAGCCCGCGTATCGGCCTGA
- a CDS encoding YbaB/EbfC family nucleoid-associated protein, whose amino-acid sequence MSDGMNMADMFGKVMDMQRKMAEVQEQLAAKTVIAEAGGGMVQVTANGQQRVTAIKIEKEVVDPEDVELLEDLVIAGVNKALEEAAALAKNEMTKLTGGLIPPGMDMSKFGL is encoded by the coding sequence ATGAGTGACGGGATGAATATGGCCGACATGTTCGGCAAGGTGATGGACATGCAGCGCAAGATGGCTGAGGTCCAGGAGCAGTTGGCCGCCAAGACGGTAATTGCGGAGGCCGGAGGCGGCATGGTGCAGGTCACGGCCAACGGTCAGCAGCGCGTAACGGCGATCAAGATCGAGAAGGAAGTCGTGGATCCGGAGGATGTCGAACTCCTGGAAGACCTGGTCATCGCCGGGGTCAACAAGGCGCTCGAAGAGGCGGCTGCGCTGGCCAAGAATGAAATGACCAAATTGACGGGCGGACTCATTCCACCGGGAATGGACATGTCCAAGTTCGGACTCTGA
- the dnaX gene encoding DNA polymerase III subunit gamma/tau, protein MSSTTYLVTARKYRPQTFGDVVAQEHVTGTLKNALRLDRLAHAYLFTGPRGVGKTTGARILAKAINCTTPLSERVDGAEPCRTCDSCRSFEEGRNMNIIEIDAASNNKVDDVRDLRETVRVPPQGNRMKVYIIDEVHMLSNAAFNALLKTLEEPPPHALFIFATTEPHKVLPTIQSRCQRFDYRRIAVEEIVVRLKEICETEQISADDASLVLIARKGDGALRDALSVFDQAVSLCGTTITHPELIKALGVVDDDVFFDVTRAVVESSPARMVQIVDGVVKSGYDLQEFVDGLTEHIRNLLVAATLNDTALIEATDAMRKRYLEHAAGLSESTLMALVHQAGQVADTLRNSRQPRLKLEMALIRMATTPRSVDVREALATLDRIEKMAAKGSVSFTLQAPAAPAQGQTPAAPSAPAPAPAAPPKPESKAESASQPEPEPEPVVAREPEPTPHTPPAGTPSRPSGGAPQQESPMALFQPAPAIKRRPKPSGDASAAVMVADDVLVADEPEAPAGEMARLRAAWPDVVSSIMETEKQLGSLLTHTEIALFQDRTVTIIVPDAFHEQTLRADRARLAHRLTDASDIHIDAISFRVVADRTPEAQEEDPEQDARAFLKEQCEKNPAVQSLVERFGGEIVW, encoded by the coding sequence ATGTCCAGCACGACGTACCTCGTCACCGCCCGCAAGTACCGTCCCCAGACCTTTGGCGATGTCGTCGCCCAGGAGCACGTGACCGGCACGCTGAAAAACGCGCTCCGGTTGGACCGGTTGGCACACGCCTATCTGTTCACGGGACCGCGCGGCGTCGGAAAAACCACGGGCGCGCGGATCCTGGCCAAGGCCATCAACTGCACGACCCCGCTCTCCGAACGCGTGGACGGTGCAGAGCCCTGCCGCACGTGCGATTCATGCCGGTCCTTCGAGGAGGGCCGCAACATGAACATCATCGAGATCGACGCGGCATCCAACAACAAGGTGGATGACGTCCGGGACCTGCGCGAAACGGTCCGGGTGCCTCCGCAGGGCAATCGCATGAAGGTCTACATCATCGATGAAGTCCACATGCTGTCCAACGCGGCCTTCAACGCGCTGCTCAAGACGCTCGAGGAACCCCCGCCGCACGCCCTGTTCATTTTTGCGACGACGGAGCCCCACAAAGTCCTGCCCACCATCCAGTCCCGGTGCCAGCGTTTCGATTACCGACGGATTGCCGTGGAGGAGATCGTGGTGCGCTTGAAGGAAATCTGCGAGACGGAGCAGATTTCGGCGGACGATGCGTCGCTCGTGCTCATTGCCCGCAAAGGGGACGGTGCGCTGCGCGATGCGCTCTCGGTATTCGACCAGGCCGTATCGTTGTGCGGGACGACCATTACCCACCCGGAGCTCATCAAGGCCCTTGGCGTGGTGGACGATGACGTTTTTTTCGACGTCACCCGGGCCGTTGTGGAGTCCAGCCCGGCCCGGATGGTGCAGATCGTGGATGGCGTGGTCAAATCCGGATATGACCTGCAGGAGTTCGTGGACGGCCTGACCGAACACATCCGTAACCTGCTGGTCGCCGCCACCCTGAACGATACCGCATTGATCGAGGCCACGGATGCCATGCGGAAACGCTATCTGGAGCACGCTGCGGGTCTGTCGGAATCGACGCTCATGGCTCTGGTCCATCAGGCCGGTCAGGTGGCCGATACACTCAGGAACAGCCGCCAGCCTCGATTGAAGCTGGAAATGGCCCTCATCCGGATGGCTACGACGCCCCGGTCCGTGGATGTCCGCGAGGCGCTGGCCACGCTGGACAGGATTGAGAAAATGGCGGCGAAGGGAAGCGTTTCGTTCACGTTGCAGGCACCGGCGGCTCCGGCTCAGGGTCAGACCCCGGCGGCGCCCTCGGCCCCGGCCCCGGCCCCGGCCGCTCCGCCGAAGCCCGAGTCCAAAGCAGAGTCCGCTTCACAACCTGAGCCTGAGCCTGAACCGGTCGTAGCGCGCGAACCTGAGCCCACCCCACATACTCCGCCCGCCGGAACGCCATCCCGTCCCTCTGGGGGGGCGCCGCAGCAGGAGTCCCCGATGGCGCTGTTCCAGCCGGCGCCCGCCATCAAGCGGCGTCCGAAGCCGTCCGGCGACGCATCCGCTGCCGTCATGGTGGCGGATGATGTGCTGGTGGCCGACGAGCCTGAAGCCCCGGCCGGCGAAATGGCCCGTCTCCGGGCGGCATGGCCGGACGTCGTATCGTCCATCATGGAAACCGAGAAGCAACTGGGGTCGCTGCTCACGCACACCGAGATCGCATTATTCCAGGATCGTACGGTCACCATCATCGTGCCCGATGCCTTCCACGAACAGACCCTCCGCGCCGACCGGGCGCGCCTGGCCCACCGCCTGACGGACGCCTCGGACATCCATATCGATGCCATTTCCTTCCGGGTCGTGGCCGACCGGACCCCGGAGGCGCAGGAAGAAGACCCTGAACAGGATGCCCGTGCCTTCCTGAAGGAACAGTGTGAAAAGAATCCGGCGGTGCAGTCCCTCGTGGAGCGTTTCGGCGGCGAGATCGTATGGTAG
- the dinB gene encoding DNA polymerase IV, producing the protein MNSDIPRAARKIIHVDMDAFYASVEQRDFPELRGKPVAVGGSSARGVVAAASYEARAYGVHSAMPSVTAARRCPGLVFVRARFDVYKEVSRQIRAIFRRYTSILEPLSLDEAYLDVTHPLIGPPSATLIARAIRAAIREETGLTASAGVSFNKFLAKAGSAHRKPDGLTIITPEKAMAFVAALPVEKFFGVGPVTAARMHDLGWRTGAHLQEISEDDLVARFGKAGRYYFRMARCLDDRPVRPSRTRKSLGAERTFDHDLDDVEAMRDRLADIAGTVAERASNAGIVGHTVTLKIKYHDFEQTTRQTTTDGCVREPGEILEMADLLLRHGPEPPAKPVRLLGITLSNLRQIGEGPVPEQLTMSFRPPGPGSEPDGDVPGSDG; encoded by the coding sequence ATGAATTCCGACATCCCGCGTGCCGCACGGAAAATCATCCATGTGGACATGGATGCGTTCTATGCGTCGGTGGAGCAGCGGGATTTCCCGGAGCTCCGCGGCAAGCCCGTGGCCGTTGGCGGGTCATCGGCCCGCGGCGTGGTGGCGGCGGCCAGCTATGAGGCTCGTGCGTACGGTGTGCATTCAGCCATGCCCTCCGTGACGGCGGCTCGGCGGTGCCCCGGGCTGGTGTTCGTACGGGCCCGGTTCGACGTCTATAAGGAGGTGTCCCGCCAGATCCGGGCCATTTTCCGTCGCTATACCTCCATTCTGGAGCCCCTTTCCCTCGACGAGGCGTATCTGGATGTGACGCATCCCCTGATTGGGCCGCCATCCGCCACGTTGATTGCCCGGGCCATCCGGGCGGCCATACGGGAGGAAACCGGGTTGACGGCCTCGGCTGGCGTATCGTTCAACAAATTCCTGGCGAAAGCCGGCTCGGCGCATCGGAAGCCGGACGGGCTGACCATCATCACCCCCGAGAAGGCCATGGCGTTCGTGGCGGCGTTGCCGGTCGAGAAGTTCTTCGGGGTCGGACCGGTGACCGCAGCGCGGATGCACGATCTGGGCTGGAGGACGGGAGCGCATCTTCAGGAAATATCGGAAGACGACCTCGTCGCACGCTTCGGCAAGGCCGGACGCTACTATTTCCGGATGGCGCGCTGCCTGGACGACCGGCCGGTGCGACCGTCCAGGACCCGGAAATCCCTGGGTGCCGAGCGCACGTTCGATCACGATCTGGACGATGTGGAGGCCATGAGGGACCGGCTGGCCGATATTGCCGGAACGGTGGCCGAGCGCGCGTCGAACGCAGGAATCGTGGGGCACACGGTCACGCTGAAGATCAAATACCACGACTTCGAGCAGACCACCCGCCAGACCACCACGGACGGGTGCGTTCGGGAGCCGGGCGAAATCCTGGAAATGGCCGATCTCCTGCTCCGGCACGGCCCGGAGCCGCCCGCCAAGCCGGTGCGACTCCTGGGCATTACGCTGTCCAACTTGCGGCAGATCGGAGAGGGCCCGGTCCCTGAGCAGTTGACGATGTCGTTCAGGCCGCCTGGGCCCGGGTCGGAGCCGGACGGCGACGTGCCCGGTTCGGACGGATGA
- a CDS encoding saccharopine dehydrogenase C-terminal domain-containing protein: MQKTITVLGAGLVGSAIIQDLAADGNLLVHAVDRSETALRKLDRLAGVRTTPADITAPGALEQAVESSDLVVNAVPGFMGYDTLDRLIGLGKPIVDISFFPEDAFALDDKARAAGVTAIVDCGVAPGLCNMQAGHAEQSFESMERYLCYVGGLPVERRWPYEYKAVFSPIDVIEEYTRPARYVQHGSVVVREALTDIELVDLPGVGTLEAFNTDGLRSLMRTMRAPDMKEKTLRHPGHASLMRVFRDSGFLSTEPLDVDGVTVRPIDLTTKLLFDSWKLQPGEQDYTVMRVEVDGIRDGACLRRTYDLLDRYDAESGVHSMARTTGYTCTAAVHLVLQGAYDEPGISPPEFIGRTADCYNRVTAYLQDRGIIIRETESVRP; this comes from the coding sequence ATGCAGAAAACCATCACCGTTCTCGGAGCCGGTCTCGTCGGCAGCGCCATCATCCAGGACCTGGCCGCGGACGGCAACCTGCTGGTCCATGCCGTGGACCGCTCCGAAACCGCGCTCCGCAAACTCGATCGCCTGGCCGGCGTGCGCACCACACCGGCTGACATCACCGCCCCCGGGGCGCTGGAACAGGCCGTCGAAAGCAGCGACCTCGTCGTGAACGCCGTCCCGGGATTCATGGGATACGATACACTCGACCGACTGATTGGCCTCGGCAAGCCCATCGTGGACATTTCCTTCTTCCCCGAGGATGCGTTCGCGCTGGACGACAAGGCCCGAGCGGCCGGTGTCACGGCCATCGTGGACTGCGGCGTCGCGCCCGGTCTGTGCAACATGCAGGCGGGCCACGCGGAGCAGTCGTTCGAGTCCATGGAACGCTACCTGTGCTACGTCGGCGGGTTGCCCGTGGAGCGGCGCTGGCCGTACGAGTACAAAGCCGTGTTTTCCCCCATCGATGTCATTGAGGAATACACCCGTCCGGCGCGCTACGTGCAGCATGGGAGTGTCGTGGTACGGGAGGCCCTGACCGACATCGAGCTGGTGGATTTGCCGGGCGTGGGAACGCTCGAAGCGTTCAACACCGACGGCTTGCGCTCCCTCATGCGTACCATGCGGGCACCCGACATGAAGGAGAAAACCCTGCGTCACCCGGGGCACGCCTCGCTCATGCGGGTATTCCGGGATTCAGGCTTCCTTTCCACCGAGCCCCTGGACGTGGACGGCGTAACCGTGCGGCCCATCGACCTGACCACGAAACTCCTGTTCGACTCCTGGAAACTGCAGCCGGGCGAGCAGGACTATACCGTCATGCGCGTCGAAGTCGACGGCATCCGGGACGGGGCCTGTCTCCGCCGCACGTACGACCTGCTGGACCGGTACGACGCTGAATCCGGCGTCCATTCCATGGCCCGCACCACCGGATACACGTGCACAGCCGCCGTCCACCTGGTCCTTCAGGGCGCCTATGACGAGCCCGGCATAAGCCCTCCCGAATTCATCGGACGGACTGCGGACTGCTACAATCGGGTGACCGCCTACCTGCAGGACCGCGGCATCATCATCCGCGAAACGGAATCGGTCCGCCCCTGA
- a CDS encoding aminopeptidase P N-terminal domain-containing protein: MKPRDGLRSRFPAGSLAISALELCFFLGFCWAAAGPSAAAAQPAQAYVDAEPNPFRPHLLAERQARVLDAFPRGIVILKANERLKEMEQPSWIQDPDFLYLTGLAELPSAILVLDGPARRAVLFAPPAPHSFGLPLEDRDVRTDSSITSRTGIPSILDWSHFGPYVEGRLRDGVDTLYTSAPRRPDDPGAPADMRAVAGRHAVWANALEQRFPEAVVASARPALLRLRWIKSPDEVAQLRLNAAMSAHALLEGMRAVRPDVRQRVLEGTVVAACLEAGATAPSFWPWMMAGANAHIHRLVTSFLSYSGLDRRVQEGELLRADIGCQAGQYGGDVGRTVPVSGQFSPEQAVVWDLLVEAYRAGIAVMGPGVPLDSVRATSRAYLLAAADASHGTALARAMAHLTSGVDWHVHGIGIESAETPLPVLEAGTVIAYEPMFIHGPDAYYLEDMILITPDGAEILTSDLPTTAAEIGRINRP, from the coding sequence ATGAAGCCGCGCGACGGGCTCCGGTCCCGGTTTCCGGCGGGGTCTTTGGCCATCTCCGCCCTGGAACTCTGTTTCTTCCTCGGTTTCTGCTGGGCCGCCGCTGGGCCGTCGGCCGCTGCGGCCCAACCTGCCCAGGCCTACGTTGATGCTGAGCCGAATCCGTTCCGCCCCCACCTGCTGGCCGAACGCCAGGCGCGTGTGCTCGACGCCTTCCCGCGCGGGATCGTCATCCTCAAGGCCAATGAGCGCCTGAAGGAAATGGAGCAACCGTCCTGGATCCAGGATCCGGATTTCCTCTATCTCACCGGTCTCGCTGAACTCCCTTCCGCCATCCTGGTCCTGGATGGCCCTGCCCGTCGGGCAGTGCTCTTCGCACCTCCGGCACCACATTCCTTCGGACTGCCGCTCGAGGATCGCGACGTCCGCACCGATTCTTCCATCACCTCCCGGACCGGTATTCCCAGCATCCTCGACTGGTCCCACTTCGGCCCGTACGTCGAGGGGCGGCTTCGGGACGGTGTGGATACCCTCTATACGTCGGCGCCTCGCCGCCCCGACGACCCGGGCGCCCCTGCGGACATGCGCGCGGTCGCTGGTCGTCACGCCGTCTGGGCGAACGCCCTCGAACAGCGCTTCCCGGAAGCGGTCGTGGCATCGGCCCGGCCCGCGCTATTGCGGCTCCGCTGGATCAAGTCGCCCGACGAAGTCGCCCAGTTGCGCCTGAACGCGGCCATGAGCGCGCATGCCCTCCTCGAGGGCATGCGCGCTGTCCGGCCGGACGTGCGGCAACGTGTGCTCGAAGGCACGGTCGTCGCGGCCTGCCTGGAAGCTGGAGCCACGGCCCCGTCCTTCTGGCCGTGGATGATGGCGGGCGCAAATGCACACATCCACCGCTTGGTAACATCGTTCCTGTCCTACTCCGGGCTGGACCGCCGCGTCCAGGAAGGAGAGTTGCTGCGGGCCGACATCGGCTGTCAGGCCGGGCAATACGGTGGTGACGTCGGCCGGACGGTGCCGGTTTCAGGGCAGTTCTCCCCCGAACAAGCCGTCGTCTGGGACCTGTTGGTCGAGGCCTACCGGGCGGGCATCGCGGTCATGGGCCCCGGTGTGCCGTTGGACAGCGTCCGTGCGACCAGTCGGGCGTATCTGTTGGCGGCGGCTGACGCCTCGCATGGCACCGCCCTCGCGCGTGCCATGGCCCACCTCACGTCAGGGGTCGACTGGCATGTCCACGGCATCGGCATCGAGTCGGCCGAAACCCCGCTTCCCGTGCTGGAAGCGGGCACCGTCATCGCTTACGAGCCCATGTTCATCCACGGCCCCGACGCCTATTACCTGGAGGACATGATCCTGATTACGCCCGACGGTGCCGAGATCCTGACGTCGGATTTACCGACGACCGCGGCCGAAATCGGGCGTATCAACCGGCCCTGA
- a CDS encoding VOC family protein has protein sequence MGNPVIHIELAGKDGPELEHFYRSLFDWDIEHRGAGATQYGFVQDGSAGPTGVGIRHEPEGVPEVVAYVQVDDLEEVLEHAMSLGGTVRIPAMNTGTMRFAMIMDPEGNPMGLIEKPKDDEES, from the coding sequence ATGGGAAACCCCGTCATCCACATCGAACTGGCCGGCAAGGACGGCCCCGAACTGGAACACTTCTACCGGTCGCTCTTCGACTGGGACATTGAACATCGTGGTGCAGGCGCAACCCAGTACGGGTTCGTACAGGACGGCTCGGCCGGCCCCACCGGTGTAGGCATCCGCCACGAACCCGAGGGCGTACCGGAAGTCGTGGCCTACGTGCAAGTGGACGACCTCGAGGAAGTGCTGGAGCATGCCATGTCCCTGGGCGGCACCGTCCGCATTCCGGCCATGAACACCGGCACCATGCGATTCGCCATGATCATGGACCCCGAGGGCAACCCCATGGGGCTCATCGAGAAACCAAAGGACGACGAAGAGTCATGA